A genomic window from Carassius carassius chromosome 29, fCarCar2.1, whole genome shotgun sequence includes:
- the spata4 gene encoding spermatogenesis-associated protein 4 — protein MAYSQTPKKAGLPREVLKWLQALDLSFFPKNVRRDLSNGYLVAEIFSWYFPRDFHMHSYDNGASLAARQSNWSQIERFFEKQNISLLKEVIDGTIHCKPGAAELLVQEIYTFLTNRRIQTIQRVEQNFTDKAYQDQLPMVARATASVAIKSNLSLSEVIAEPNIITNQRKVLAIIHRQIEQRKEERTQDPKRFNVKPTLGEQAVRLPPLAYQSEPNLQMNTSQAAC, from the exons ATGGCCTATTCACAGACCCCCAAGAAGGCTGGTCTACCACGAGAGGTTTTGAAATGGCTGCAAGCTCTTGATTTATCGTTTTTCCCCAAAAACGTCCGCAG AGACCTTTCCAATGGATACCTAGTGGCCGAAATATTTTCCTGGTACTTCCCAAGGGATTTTCATATGCACTCCTATGATAATGGAGCTTCACTGGCTGCCAGACAATCCAACTGGTCCCAGATTGAGAGA ttttttgaGAAGCAAAACATCAGTCTGTTGAAAGAGGTCATAGATGGCACAATCCATTGTAAACCTGGAGCTGCAGAGCTACTCGTGCAAGAGATTTACACCTTCCTGACCAACAGAAG GATCCAGACCATCCAGAGGGTGGAGCAAAACTTCACAGATAAGGCTTATCAAGACCAGTTGCCTATGGTGGCTCGAGCCACAGCCTCAGTGGCCATAAAGAGCAACTTGAGTCTCAGTGAGGTTATAGCTGAACCAAACATCATCACCAACCAGCGCAAGGTCCTTGCAATCATACACAGACAGATAGAACAAAGAAAAGAGGAGAGAACACAAGACCCAA AACGATTCAATGTTAAGCCCACTCTTGGAGAACAGGCTGTCAGATTGCCTCCACTAGCCTACCAGAGCGAGCCAAACCTGCAGATGAACACCAGTCAAGCAGCTTGTTAA
- the neil3 gene encoding endonuclease 8-like 3 isoform X2, protein MVEGPGCTLNGEKIRARVQKGQKVLDVRRNETNKSSDGSSSSSFQCFMGCEFTGVETLGKELFMYFGFRALRLHFGMNGSLRINPLEKDLKGKPQVLVIQLTKDAVCFIDTTVEIRLSDDCVQRVRAMEVLDICSPKFSFSQAVEAVKRESERMLCDVLLDQAVLPGVGNIIKNEALFDSGLNPAVKVRQLTSEQVHHLVKMTRDFTLLFYKCRKNGSPLYKHYKVYKRPNCGQCSGTVTVCRLGDNGRMTYYCQRCQTGDPSEVNISKLPTRNCLIGWAYQGGTRSNDHVAKQEEEEWACSLCTLINRPINKYCEACMSPRPEVPEEPTKLEHSPLSRDLIRYPCNSFSKPLQEIKMNRKTAFGTTTLVLTSLSAKPDSPSSPAINQAHTLETMRGLSTHSNWQWKSPSNGVSGMQFRGNEPHKRESPADHSQPNKRMKTMNGLSGGSMPRGTQSNDTSLPTTPCCKSHHRPCTLRVVTKEGENKGRQFYTCSLPRETQCNFFEWADLHFPMCQHGKRTLMKTVLKLGPNNGRNFYTCPVKMGKQCNFFQWAENGPGISILPGC, encoded by the exons ATGGTCGAGGGTCCGGGTTGCACTTTAAATGGAGAAAAGATTCGTGCAAGAGTCCAAAAAGGACAAAAGGTTTTAGATGTACGAAGAAATGAAACCAACAAATCA tctgATGGCAGTAGCAGCAGCTCTTTCCAGTGCTTTATGGGCTGTGAGTTTACAGGCGTGGAGACACTTGGGAAAGAGCTCTTCATGTATTTTGGCTTCAGAGCTCTGAg ATTGCACTTTGGCATGAATGGTTCCTTGAGAATAAACCCCCTGGAGAAGGATTTGAAAGGAAAACCCCAAGTGTTGGTTATTCAACTTACCAAAGATGCCGTCTGTTTTATTGACACAACTGTAGAAATCAG ACTCTCAGATGACTGTGTGCAGAGAGTAAGAGCCATGGAGGTTCTCGATATCTGTTCACCCAAGTTTAGTTTCTCTCAGGCGGTGGAAGCtgtaaagagagagagtgagagaatgctCTGTGATGTTCTGTTGGATCAGGCCGTCTTACCTGGTGTAGGAAACATAATTAAAAACGAAGCGCTCTTCGACAGTGGCCTTAACCCGGCTGTCAAG GTCAGGCAGTTGACAAGCGAACAAGTTCACCATCTTGTGAAGATGACACGAGATTTCACACTCCTATTTTATAAG TGTAGAAAGAATGGATCCCCACTTTACAAGCATTACAAGGTGTATAAACGTCCAAACTGTGGCCAGTGCAGTGGAACTGTCACTGTCTGTCGACTGGGAGACAACGGCAGGATGACATACTACTGTCAGCGCTGTCAAACAGGTGATCCAAGTGAAGTAAACATCAG TAAACTCCCAACTCGTAATTGTCTGATTGGATGGGCTTATCAAGGAGGAACGAGGAGCAACGATCATGTTGCAAAACAAGAGGAGGAAGAGTGGGCGTGTTCCCTTTGCACTTTAATCAATCGACCAATTAACAAGTATTGTGAAGCTTGTATGAGCCCTAGACCGGAAG TGCCTGAAGAGCCCACAAAGCTGGAACATTCACCTTTGAGTCGAGACCTGATCCGCTACCCCTGCAACAGTTTTAGCAAACCCCTGCAGGAAATAAAGATGAATCGTAAGACTGCATTTGGGACAACCACTCTAGTCCTAACCAGCCTCAGCGCAAAACCTGACTCTCCTTCAAGTCCCGCCATTAACCAGGCACACACACTAGAGACAATGAGGGGTCTGAGCACGCACAGCAACTGGCAGTGGAAGAGTCCCAGTAATGGTGTGAGTGGGATGCAATTCAGAGGAAATGAGCCCCATAAGAGAGAATCTCCAGCAGACCACAGTCAGCCTAACAAGAGAATGAAAACCATGAATGGACTATCTGGAGGAAGCATGCCA AGGGGCACACAGAGTAATGACACATCCCTACCCACAACCCCCTGCTGCAAAAGTCATCACCGACCATGCACCCTGAGGGTGGTCACTAAGGAAGGAGAAAACAAAGGCAGGCAGTTCTACACCTGCTCCTTGCCACGAGAGACTCAATGTAACTTCTTTGAG TGGGCAGACCTGCATTTTCCCATGTGTCAGCATGGCAAACGGACTCTTATGAAGACTGTGCTGAAACTGGGACCAAATAATGGCCGCAACTTCTACACATGCCCAGTTAAAATGGGCAAGCAATGTAATTTCTTCCAGTGGGCTGAGAACGGCCCTGGCATCTCAATTCTGCCTGGCTGCTGA
- the neil3 gene encoding endonuclease 8-like 3 isoform X1, with product MVEGPGCTLNGEKIRARVQKGQKVLDVRRNETNKSSDGSSSSSFQCFMGCEFTGVETLGKELFMYFGFRALRLHFGMNGSLRINPLEKDLKGKPQVLVIQLTKDAVCFIDTTVEIRLSDDCVQRVRAMEVLDICSPKFSFSQAVEAVKRESERMLCDVLLDQAVLPGVGNIIKNEALFDSGLNPAVKVRQLTSEQVHHLVKMTRDFTLLFYKCRKNGSPLYKHYKVYKRPNCGQCSGTVTVCRLGDNGRMTYYCQRCQTGDPSEVNISKLPTRNCLIGWAYQGGTRSNDHVAKQEEEEWACSLCTLINRPINKYCEACMSPRPEVPEEPTKLEHSPLSRDLIRYPCNSFSKPLQEIKMNRKTAFGTTTLVLTSLSAKPDSPSSPAINQAHTLETMRGLSTHSNWQWKSPSNGVSGMQFRGNEPHKRESPADHSQPNKRMKTMNGLSGGSMPHMGSQSNDTSLPTTPCCKSHHRPCTLRVVTKEGENKGRQFYTCSLPRETQCNFFEWADLHFPMCQHGKRTLMKTVLKLGPNNGRNFYTCPVKMGKQCNFFQWAENGPGISILPGC from the exons ATGGTCGAGGGTCCGGGTTGCACTTTAAATGGAGAAAAGATTCGTGCAAGAGTCCAAAAAGGACAAAAGGTTTTAGATGTACGAAGAAATGAAACCAACAAATCA tctgATGGCAGTAGCAGCAGCTCTTTCCAGTGCTTTATGGGCTGTGAGTTTACAGGCGTGGAGACACTTGGGAAAGAGCTCTTCATGTATTTTGGCTTCAGAGCTCTGAg ATTGCACTTTGGCATGAATGGTTCCTTGAGAATAAACCCCCTGGAGAAGGATTTGAAAGGAAAACCCCAAGTGTTGGTTATTCAACTTACCAAAGATGCCGTCTGTTTTATTGACACAACTGTAGAAATCAG ACTCTCAGATGACTGTGTGCAGAGAGTAAGAGCCATGGAGGTTCTCGATATCTGTTCACCCAAGTTTAGTTTCTCTCAGGCGGTGGAAGCtgtaaagagagagagtgagagaatgctCTGTGATGTTCTGTTGGATCAGGCCGTCTTACCTGGTGTAGGAAACATAATTAAAAACGAAGCGCTCTTCGACAGTGGCCTTAACCCGGCTGTCAAG GTCAGGCAGTTGACAAGCGAACAAGTTCACCATCTTGTGAAGATGACACGAGATTTCACACTCCTATTTTATAAG TGTAGAAAGAATGGATCCCCACTTTACAAGCATTACAAGGTGTATAAACGTCCAAACTGTGGCCAGTGCAGTGGAACTGTCACTGTCTGTCGACTGGGAGACAACGGCAGGATGACATACTACTGTCAGCGCTGTCAAACAGGTGATCCAAGTGAAGTAAACATCAG TAAACTCCCAACTCGTAATTGTCTGATTGGATGGGCTTATCAAGGAGGAACGAGGAGCAACGATCATGTTGCAAAACAAGAGGAGGAAGAGTGGGCGTGTTCCCTTTGCACTTTAATCAATCGACCAATTAACAAGTATTGTGAAGCTTGTATGAGCCCTAGACCGGAAG TGCCTGAAGAGCCCACAAAGCTGGAACATTCACCTTTGAGTCGAGACCTGATCCGCTACCCCTGCAACAGTTTTAGCAAACCCCTGCAGGAAATAAAGATGAATCGTAAGACTGCATTTGGGACAACCACTCTAGTCCTAACCAGCCTCAGCGCAAAACCTGACTCTCCTTCAAGTCCCGCCATTAACCAGGCACACACACTAGAGACAATGAGGGGTCTGAGCACGCACAGCAACTGGCAGTGGAAGAGTCCCAGTAATGGTGTGAGTGGGATGCAATTCAGAGGAAATGAGCCCCATAAGAGAGAATCTCCAGCAGACCACAGTCAGCCTAACAAGAGAATGAAAACCATGAATGGACTATCTGGAGGAAGCATGCCACACATGGGATC ACAGAGTAATGACACATCCCTACCCACAACCCCCTGCTGCAAAAGTCATCACCGACCATGCACCCTGAGGGTGGTCACTAAGGAAGGAGAAAACAAAGGCAGGCAGTTCTACACCTGCTCCTTGCCACGAGAGACTCAATGTAACTTCTTTGAG TGGGCAGACCTGCATTTTCCCATGTGTCAGCATGGCAAACGGACTCTTATGAAGACTGTGCTGAAACTGGGACCAAATAATGGCCGCAACTTCTACACATGCCCAGTTAAAATGGGCAAGCAATGTAATTTCTTCCAGTGGGCTGAGAACGGCCCTGGCATCTCAATTCTGCCTGGCTGCTGA